The Blastococcus sp. HT6-4 genome window below encodes:
- a CDS encoding carbohydrate ABC transporter permease produces MSTRKKVMWWIGGAIIVVYALFPIAWIISISLKAPSDIANGQFLPSSVSWGNYETVLTGDASELFLPALRNSFGICLIATAISCLLAMFAAYAIARLDFPGKKVILSTALAVAIFPVISIVTPLFNVWRQIGLYDTWPGLILPYLSLTLPISIWTMSAFFREIPWEMEQAAQVDGATTWQAFRKVIVPLAAPGVFTTAIIAFFIAWNDFVYGIVLTSTEAARPVPAALGLFSGASQFEDPTGAIAAAALIVTIPVVVLVLLFQRRIVAGLTNGAVKG; encoded by the coding sequence ATGTCCACTCGGAAGAAGGTCATGTGGTGGATCGGTGGCGCGATCATCGTCGTCTACGCGCTGTTCCCGATCGCCTGGATCATCTCCATCTCACTGAAGGCCCCGTCGGACATCGCCAACGGTCAGTTCCTGCCGAGCAGCGTCTCCTGGGGCAACTACGAGACGGTCCTGACCGGAGATGCGAGCGAACTGTTCCTGCCCGCGCTGCGCAATTCGTTCGGCATCTGCCTGATCGCCACGGCCATCTCCTGCCTGCTGGCGATGTTCGCCGCCTACGCGATCGCCCGGCTGGACTTCCCGGGCAAGAAGGTGATCCTCTCCACGGCGCTGGCGGTGGCGATCTTCCCGGTCATCTCGATCGTGACGCCGCTGTTCAACGTGTGGCGGCAGATCGGTCTCTACGACACCTGGCCAGGCCTCATCCTCCCGTACCTGTCGCTGACACTGCCCATCTCGATCTGGACGATGTCGGCCTTCTTCCGGGAGATCCCGTGGGAGATGGAGCAGGCCGCCCAGGTCGACGGCGCCACGACGTGGCAGGCGTTCCGCAAGGTGATCGTGCCGCTGGCCGCTCCCGGCGTGTTCACCACGGCGATCATCGCGTTCTTCATTGCCTGGAACGACTTCGTCTACGGGATCGTCCTGACCTCCACCGAGGCGGCCCGGCCCGTTCCGGCCGCGCTCGGCCTGTTCAGCGGCGCCTCCCAGTTCGAGGACCCGACGGGCGCGATCGCGGCGGCCGCCCTGATCGTGACGATCCCGGTCGTCGTCCTCGTGCTCCTCTTCCAGCGGCGCATCGTCGCCGGCCTCACCAACGGCGCGGTCAAGGGCTGA
- a CDS encoding sn-glycerol-3-phosphate ABC transporter ATP-binding protein UgpC codes for MASIEMNNIVKKYGDGFPAVNDVSLDIADGEFMILVGPSGCGKSTLLRMIVGLEDITSGDMVIGGKRVNDLAPRDRNLSMVFQNYALYPHMTVFENIAFPLRLAKMPDDEVRRRVDEASDVLELEEHLERKPANLSGGQRQRVAMGRAIVREAEAFLFDEPLSNLDAKLRGQMRTEISRLQRRLGITTVYVTHDQTEAMTLGDRVCVLRKGKIQQVASPRELYEQPVNLFVAGFIGSPPMNFLPATPEGNTLRTPFGTIELDAGRAAKVAGRELLLVGIRPEYFEDASLVDEAKRPLGSTFRARVDVTEWLGDSQYAYIPYEAPESIQAQLRDLSKELDSEELRTQAIVSIDATSRIREGRDAEFWLDSRKVHVFDPESGENLTRDPEAGAELTRMATQDRVEQLEDSQAQAGGALAGRAPAGGAQVGGATAASA; via the coding sequence ATGGCCTCCATCGAGATGAACAACATCGTCAAGAAGTACGGCGACGGGTTCCCGGCGGTGAACGACGTCAGCCTGGACATCGCCGACGGGGAGTTCATGATCCTGGTCGGCCCCTCCGGCTGCGGGAAGTCGACCCTGCTGCGGATGATCGTCGGCCTCGAGGACATCACCAGCGGCGACATGGTCATCGGGGGAAAGCGGGTCAACGACCTCGCACCGCGTGACCGCAACCTGTCGATGGTGTTCCAGAACTACGCGCTGTACCCGCACATGACGGTGTTCGAGAACATCGCCTTCCCGCTGCGGCTGGCCAAGATGCCCGACGACGAGGTGCGCCGCCGGGTGGACGAGGCCTCGGACGTGCTCGAGCTCGAGGAGCACCTGGAGCGCAAGCCGGCCAACCTCTCGGGTGGTCAGCGGCAGCGCGTCGCGATGGGCCGGGCCATCGTCCGGGAGGCCGAGGCGTTCCTCTTCGACGAGCCGCTGTCCAACCTCGACGCCAAGCTCCGGGGTCAGATGCGCACGGAGATCTCGCGGCTGCAGCGCCGGCTGGGGATCACCACCGTCTACGTCACCCACGACCAGACCGAGGCCATGACCCTCGGCGACCGGGTCTGCGTCCTGCGCAAGGGGAAGATCCAGCAGGTCGCGTCGCCGCGCGAGCTGTACGAGCAGCCGGTCAACCTCTTCGTGGCCGGGTTCATCGGGTCGCCGCCGATGAACTTCCTGCCGGCGACGCCCGAGGGCAACACCCTGCGGACGCCGTTCGGGACGATCGAGCTGGACGCCGGCCGCGCCGCCAAGGTGGCCGGCCGCGAGCTGCTCCTGGTCGGCATCCGGCCGGAGTACTTCGAGGACGCCTCCCTGGTCGACGAGGCCAAGCGCCCGCTCGGCTCGACGTTCCGGGCGCGGGTCGACGTCACCGAGTGGCTGGGGGACTCGCAGTACGCCTACATCCCGTACGAGGCGCCGGAGTCGATCCAGGCCCAGCTGCGCGACCTGTCCAAGGAACTGGACTCCGAGGAGCTGCGCACCCAGGCGATCGTGTCGATCGACGCGACCAGCCGCATCCGGGAGGGCCGGGATGCGGAGTTCTGGCTCGACAGCCGCAAGGTGCACGTGTTCGACCCGGAGTCGGGGGAGAACCTGACCCGCGATCCCGAGGCCGGCGCCGAGCTCACCCGGATGGCGACCCAGGACCGGGTCGAGCAGCTCGAGGACTCGCAGGCGCAGGCGGGCGGTGCGCTTGCGGGCCGTGCGCCCGCGGGCGGGGCGCAGGTGGGTGGGGCCACGGCGGCCTCGGCCTGA
- a CDS encoding glycoside hydrolase family 13 protein, giving the protein MHGAQPETWWRDAVVYEVYLRSFADSDGDGIGDLGGLRRRLPYLVDLGVDALWITPWYPSPMADGGYDVADYCDIDSRFGTLADADALLAEAHGLGLRVITDLVANHTSDRHPWFLAALAAGPGSPERSRYFFRDGRAGGSEPPNDWISAFGGPAWTRVRDPDGSPGQWYLHLFAPEQPDLDWDHPGVRDDFDAILRFWFDRGIDGIRVDAAPAMAKVTGLPDAGHGPGALFESRTWVGNPHWDVDGVHDILRRWRRIGDSYEGGRLFVTEAVVNGPERLSRYVRPDEMHTSFNFDYLASPWDAGHLRAVIDASLAALEPVGAPATWVLSSHDETRHVTRFGRARSAAATMGFDTGAPAADLGVGLRRARAAALLTLALPGSAYVYQGEELGLPEVEDLPEEVLQDPTWERSGHTSRGRDGCRVPLPWSGGRPPFGFTDDGVEPWLPQPADWAGSTVAAQLADPTSTLSLYRTALHLRRRIPGVRSGAFSWWRTADDVVAFDRGPAFRCVVNLSDEPLDLRGAGRHLLSSAPCADLLPPDTAVWLEPGAS; this is encoded by the coding sequence ATGCATGGAGCGCAGCCGGAGACGTGGTGGCGGGACGCCGTCGTCTACGAGGTGTACCTGCGGAGCTTCGCCGATTCCGACGGGGACGGGATCGGCGACCTCGGTGGTCTGCGCCGCCGGTTGCCCTACCTCGTCGACCTCGGCGTGGATGCGCTGTGGATCACCCCCTGGTACCCGTCGCCGATGGCCGACGGCGGGTACGACGTCGCCGACTACTGCGACATCGACTCCCGGTTCGGCACCCTCGCGGACGCCGACGCCCTGCTCGCCGAGGCCCACGGGCTCGGGCTCCGGGTCATCACCGACCTGGTCGCCAACCACACCTCCGACCGGCACCCGTGGTTCCTCGCGGCCCTGGCCGCCGGGCCTGGGTCGCCCGAGCGGAGCCGGTACTTCTTCCGCGACGGCCGGGCGGGCGGCTCGGAACCGCCGAACGACTGGATCAGCGCCTTCGGGGGCCCCGCCTGGACGCGGGTGCGGGACCCCGACGGCTCGCCGGGGCAGTGGTACCTGCACCTGTTCGCCCCGGAGCAGCCCGACCTCGACTGGGACCACCCGGGCGTCCGGGACGACTTCGACGCGATCCTGCGCTTCTGGTTCGACCGGGGGATCGACGGGATCCGGGTCGACGCCGCCCCCGCGATGGCGAAGGTGACGGGGCTGCCCGACGCCGGCCACGGACCGGGGGCCCTGTTCGAGTCCCGCACCTGGGTGGGCAACCCGCACTGGGACGTCGACGGGGTGCACGACATCCTCCGGCGCTGGCGGCGGATCGGGGACAGCTACGAGGGCGGTCGGCTGTTCGTCACCGAGGCAGTGGTGAACGGCCCCGAGCGGCTCAGCCGCTACGTCCGGCCGGACGAGATGCACACCAGCTTCAACTTCGACTACCTTGCCTCGCCGTGGGACGCCGGCCACCTCCGCGCCGTGATCGACGCCAGCCTGGCCGCCCTCGAACCGGTCGGGGCGCCGGCCACCTGGGTGCTGTCCAGCCACGACGAGACCCGGCACGTGACCCGGTTCGGCCGCGCCCGGAGCGCGGCCGCCACGATGGGCTTCGACACCGGCGCGCCGGCCGCCGACCTGGGAGTCGGGCTCCGCCGAGCCCGGGCGGCCGCGCTGCTCACCCTCGCCCTGCCCGGCTCGGCCTACGTCTACCAGGGCGAGGAGCTCGGCCTGCCCGAGGTGGAGGACCTGCCGGAGGAGGTGCTGCAGGACCCGACGTGGGAGCGGTCGGGCCACACCTCCCGGGGCCGTGACGGATGCCGCGTGCCCCTCCCGTGGTCGGGGGGCCGCCCGCCGTTCGGGTTCACCGACGACGGCGTCGAACCGTGGCTGCCGCAGCCCGCGGACTGGGCGGGTTCCACCGTCGCCGCACAACTGGCCGATCCGACGTCGACCCTGTCCCTCTACCGCACGGCGCTCCACCTCCGCCGGCGCATCCCGGGTGTGCGCAGCGGCGCCTTCTCCTGGTGGCGGACCGCAGACGACGTCGTGGCGTTCGATCGCGGACCCGCGTTCCGGTGCGTGGTGAACCTGTCGGACGAGCCGCTGGACCTGCGCGGTGCGGGCCGCCACCTCCTGTCCAGCGCACCCTGCGCGGACCTGCTCCCCCCGGACACCGCGGTCTGGCTGGAGCCCGGCGCCTCGTAG
- the lspA gene encoding signal peptidase II, with protein MAAAVLLLDLVTKLVVVATIEPGEDIRVLGGALYLTNLRNTGAAFSFAQGATVLFTLIAIVVAVVIVRTARRLRSTGWAVALGLVLGGALGNLVDRIFRDPGFLRGGVVDFLSVFGPDGSVWPVFNVADSAIVCGGILGVLLAFRGIEFDGTRDDGSDRADTA; from the coding sequence CTGGCGGCCGCCGTCCTGCTGCTGGACCTGGTCACCAAGCTCGTCGTCGTGGCGACGATCGAGCCCGGCGAGGACATCCGGGTGCTCGGCGGCGCGCTGTACCTCACCAACCTGCGCAACACCGGTGCGGCCTTCTCCTTCGCGCAGGGCGCCACGGTGCTGTTCACCCTGATCGCGATCGTCGTCGCCGTCGTGATCGTCCGGACCGCCCGGCGACTGCGCTCGACCGGCTGGGCGGTGGCGCTGGGGCTGGTGCTGGGCGGGGCGCTGGGGAACCTGGTCGACCGCATCTTCCGCGACCCCGGGTTCCTCCGTGGCGGCGTCGTCGACTTCCTGTCGGTGTTCGGTCCCGACGGCAGCGTGTGGCCCGTGTTCAACGTCGCCGACTCGGCGATCGTCTGCGGCGGCATCCTCGGCGTGCTGCTGGCCTTCCGCGGCATCGAGTTCGACGGCACCCGGGACGACGGGTCCGACCGGGCCGACACCGCCTGA
- a CDS encoding RluA family pseudouridine synthase, giving the protein MVRVTSVPGLHRALPVPDGLEGQRVDQALSRLFGLNRTAAAEIADAGHVVVDGRVRGKGDRLSGGSWLEVELPPPPGEPAPPKPVEGMAILYDDDDLVVVDKPVGVAAHPSPGWDGPTVIGGLAAAGFRISTSGSAERQGVVHRLDAATTGVMVVAKSERAYTALKAAFKERTVEKGYHALVQGHPDPSRGTIDAPIDRHPHHDWRFAVVSGGRPSVTHYEVSEAFAAASLVDIRLETGRTHQIRVHFSALRHPCVGDTTYGADPTLAARLGVSRQWLHAVRLGFPHPADGRWVEFTSDYPSDLAGALALLRADS; this is encoded by the coding sequence ATGGTGCGCGTGACCAGCGTTCCCGGCCTGCACCGGGCCCTTCCGGTGCCCGACGGGCTGGAGGGCCAGCGGGTCGACCAGGCCCTCTCCCGGCTGTTCGGGCTGAACCGCACCGCGGCGGCGGAGATCGCCGACGCCGGCCACGTCGTCGTCGACGGCCGGGTCCGTGGCAAGGGCGACCGGCTCAGCGGCGGGAGCTGGCTGGAGGTCGAGCTGCCGCCCCCGCCCGGCGAGCCCGCGCCGCCGAAGCCGGTCGAGGGGATGGCGATCCTGTACGACGACGACGACCTGGTGGTCGTCGACAAGCCGGTCGGCGTGGCCGCCCACCCGAGCCCCGGGTGGGACGGGCCCACCGTGATCGGTGGCCTGGCCGCCGCCGGCTTCCGGATCTCCACCTCCGGATCGGCCGAGCGGCAGGGCGTGGTGCACCGGCTGGACGCGGCGACGACGGGCGTGATGGTGGTGGCCAAGAGCGAGCGGGCCTACACCGCCCTCAAGGCGGCGTTCAAGGAGCGCACGGTCGAGAAGGGCTACCACGCGCTGGTGCAGGGGCACCCCGATCCCTCGCGCGGCACGATCGACGCGCCCATCGACCGCCACCCCCACCACGACTGGAGGTTCGCCGTCGTCAGCGGCGGCCGCCCCTCGGTCACCCACTACGAGGTGTCGGAGGCGTTCGCCGCCGCGAGCCTCGTGGACATCCGGCTGGAGACCGGCCGCACGCACCAGATCCGGGTGCACTTCTCCGCGCTGCGCCACCCCTGCGTCGGGGACACGACCTACGGCGCGGACCCCACGCTCGCCGCCCGGCTCGGCGTCTCCCGCCAGTGGCTGCACGCCGTGCGGCTGGGCTTCCCGCACCCGGCCGACGGACGCTGGGTGGAGTTCACCAGCGACTACCCGTCCGATCTCGCCGGCGCGCTGGCCCTGCTGCGCGCCGACAGCTGA
- a CDS encoding CPBP family intramembrane glutamic endopeptidase has protein sequence MTGLPASLADFGPAALAAVVVAAYLVVGEPVVGQVLHRRFEGRLRTDSGARRSFYRRLLVLEWGLAVLALAVWLSAPGVDAAAVGLRWPQERPGPLAAVLVVVVLLLVVASTRQLRAGALLETARPARRPGEGRHAEPPGHSTLALLPRTDRERRLFTVVGLTAGVCEEWLYRGFFLAVVAATAGGAPTAVLVAVAAVAFGLAHAYQGRAGIITTGVLGGVMAVLYLDTGSLLLPVLLHALIDLRFLLVPASALPGQAPGAQETAGG, from the coding sequence GTGACGGGTCTGCCGGCCTCCCTCGCCGACTTCGGCCCCGCCGCGCTCGCCGCGGTGGTGGTCGCCGCCTACCTGGTGGTGGGCGAACCGGTGGTCGGCCAGGTGCTGCACCGGCGCTTCGAGGGCCGGCTGCGCACCGACAGCGGCGCCCGCCGCTCGTTCTACCGGCGGCTGCTCGTGCTCGAGTGGGGGCTCGCGGTGCTCGCGCTGGCGGTCTGGCTGTCCGCACCCGGTGTGGACGCCGCCGCCGTCGGGCTCCGCTGGCCGCAGGAGCGGCCGGGGCCGCTGGCCGCGGTGCTGGTCGTGGTGGTGCTGCTGCTCGTCGTCGCGTCGACCCGCCAGCTGCGGGCCGGTGCGCTGCTGGAGACGGCCCGGCCGGCGCGCCGGCCGGGTGAGGGGCGGCACGCCGAACCGCCCGGGCACTCGACCCTGGCCCTGCTGCCGCGCACCGACCGCGAGCGTCGGCTGTTCACCGTCGTCGGCCTCACCGCCGGCGTCTGCGAGGAGTGGCTGTACCGGGGGTTCTTCCTCGCCGTGGTCGCGGCCACGGCCGGTGGGGCGCCGACGGCGGTGCTGGTCGCCGTCGCCGCCGTGGCGTTCGGTCTCGCGCACGCCTACCAGGGCCGGGCGGGGATCATCACCACCGGCGTCCTCGGCGGTGTCATGGCCGTGCTCTACCTCGACACCGGCTCGCTCCTGCTGCCCGTGCTGCTGCACGCGCTGATCGACCTGCGCTTCCTCCTCGTGCCCGCCAGCGCGCTGCCGGGGCAGGCCCCCGGCGCCCAGGAGACGGCGGGTGGCTGA
- a CDS encoding GNAT family N-acetyltransferase: MAVPSAQLATTADWPEVAALRARVFVEEQGVPPEIERDAADASAVHVLSRDGTGRVVATGRVLVDGATARIGRMAAAAEVRGRGHGGVVLDELHRQALRLGATAVELHAQLPARRFYERAGYTAVGEVFEEAGIAHVTMRRRLGEGPAGTV; the protein is encoded by the coding sequence ATGGCCGTCCCGTCCGCGCAGCTCGCCACCACCGCCGACTGGCCCGAGGTCGCGGCCCTGCGTGCCCGGGTCTTCGTCGAGGAGCAGGGCGTCCCGCCCGAGATCGAGCGCGACGCCGCCGACGCGTCCGCGGTCCACGTGCTCAGCCGGGACGGCACCGGGCGGGTGGTGGCCACCGGCCGGGTGCTCGTCGACGGCGCCACGGCACGGATCGGCCGGATGGCGGCCGCCGCCGAGGTCCGGGGCCGGGGGCACGGCGGCGTGGTCCTGGACGAGCTGCACCGCCAGGCGCTGCGGCTCGGTGCCACGGCCGTGGAGCTGCACGCCCAGCTGCCGGCCCGGCGCTTCTACGAGCGGGCCGGGTACACCGCCGTGGGTGAGGTCTTCGAGGAGGCCGGGATCGCCCACGTCACCATGCGCCGGCGGCTCGGGGAGGGGCCGGCGGGAACCGTGTGA
- the dnaE gene encoding DNA polymerase III subunit alpha, with the protein MSSPSRDENFVHLHVHTEYSMLDGAAKLPEVTAAAAAQGMPALAMTDHGNVFGAYDFYKQANAAGVKPIIGMEGYYTPGSRFDRAPFDFGDKLLDEEGDGGSNRGKAAYTHMTLLARTTEGMHNLFRISSLASLEGQYRKPRFDRDLLERYGKGLIATTGCPSGEVNMWLRAGKEDKARQAAADFQDIFGRENFYAELMDHGLSIEKKTRPALLAIAKDLGIPLLATNDLHYTHKEDADAHDALLCIQTGSRLNEPNRFKFNGDGYYLKSAAEMRALFTGDLREACDNTLLVAEQCEVSFTEGADLMPRFPLPPGEDETSWFVKEVERGLHKRWPGGIPDHVRKQADYEVGIITQMGFPGYFLVVADFINWAKDNGIRVGPGRGSAAGSLAAYAMGITDLDPLAHGLIFERFLNPERVSMPDVDIDFDDRRRGEVIQYVSQKYGEERVSQIVTYGTIKAKAAIKDAARVLDRPYSVGDELTKLMPPGVMGKDIPLSGIFDPAHPRYKEAAEFRARYESDPGAAEVVDQARKLEGLKRQWGVHAAGVIIGRYPLIDSIPIMRREADGAVITQFDYPTCETLGLLKMDFLGLRNLTVIDDALRNIVLNGKEPIDLDELSKDLTDKATYELLGRGDTLGVFQFDGGPMRSLLRLMRPDNFEDISAVGALYRPGPMGANSHTNYALRKNGQQEITPIHPELAEPLEEILGQTYGLIVYQEQVMAIAQKVAGYSLGKADLLRRAMGKKKKSVLDAEFVGFEAGMKANGFSAAAIKTLWDILVPFADYAFNKAHSAAYGLVSYWTAFLKANYPAEYMAGLLTSVGDDKDRRPIYLAECRRMGIKVLPPDVNESSWDFTAVGTDVRFGLASVRNVGTNVVDSIVRAREEKGAFKDFADFMRKIDTVACNKKVIESLAKAGAFDSLGHSRQGIVAVHAQAVDSAMGLKRKEAEGQFDLFGSFGDEGAADDPFAGALDITIPTADWSKSERLMFERDMLGLYVSDHPLHGVEHVLTSHADTPIAEINAGGVEDGANVTIAGILTAVSPRTNKQGAPWAIATLEDLESGIEVLFFPKTWAEVSEKVVRDQIVVVKGRISRRDDQPSLFGSEVSIPELTEGPRGPVLVSMAAARCTPPVVERLREVLGSHPGTTEVQLKLVNGSRETVLRLDQGLRVRPSTALMGDIKALLGPTSVAIL; encoded by the coding sequence GTGAGCAGCCCGTCCCGCGACGAGAACTTCGTGCACCTGCACGTGCACACCGAGTACTCGATGCTGGACGGCGCGGCGAAGCTGCCGGAGGTCACCGCAGCGGCCGCGGCGCAGGGCATGCCGGCGCTGGCGATGACCGACCACGGGAACGTCTTCGGCGCCTACGACTTCTACAAGCAGGCCAACGCCGCCGGTGTGAAGCCGATCATCGGCATGGAGGGGTACTACACCCCGGGCTCGCGGTTCGACCGCGCCCCGTTCGACTTCGGCGACAAGCTCCTCGACGAGGAGGGCGACGGCGGGTCCAACCGCGGCAAGGCCGCCTACACCCACATGACGCTGCTCGCGCGCACCACCGAGGGCATGCACAACCTGTTCCGCATCTCCTCGCTGGCCAGCCTGGAGGGGCAGTACCGCAAGCCGCGGTTCGACCGCGACCTGCTCGAGCGGTACGGCAAGGGCCTGATCGCCACCACCGGCTGCCCCTCGGGCGAGGTGAACATGTGGCTGCGCGCCGGCAAGGAGGACAAGGCGCGCCAGGCGGCCGCCGACTTCCAGGACATCTTCGGGCGGGAGAACTTCTACGCCGAGCTGATGGACCACGGGCTGTCCATCGAGAAGAAGACCCGCCCGGCGCTGCTGGCGATCGCGAAGGACCTCGGCATCCCGCTGCTGGCGACCAACGACCTCCACTACACGCACAAGGAGGACGCCGACGCCCACGACGCCCTGCTGTGCATCCAGACCGGCTCCCGGCTCAACGAGCCGAACCGCTTCAAGTTCAACGGCGACGGCTACTACCTGAAGTCCGCGGCGGAGATGCGGGCGCTGTTCACCGGCGACCTGCGCGAGGCCTGTGACAACACCCTGCTGGTGGCCGAGCAGTGCGAGGTGTCCTTCACCGAGGGCGCCGACCTGATGCCCCGGTTCCCGCTGCCGCCGGGGGAGGACGAGACCTCCTGGTTCGTCAAGGAGGTCGAGCGCGGCCTGCACAAGCGCTGGCCGGGCGGCATCCCCGACCACGTGCGCAAGCAGGCCGACTACGAGGTCGGGATCATCACCCAGATGGGCTTCCCGGGGTACTTCCTCGTCGTCGCCGACTTCATCAACTGGGCGAAGGACAACGGCATCCGGGTCGGCCCGGGCCGCGGCTCGGCCGCGGGCTCGCTGGCCGCCTACGCGATGGGCATCACCGACCTCGACCCGCTGGCGCACGGGCTGATCTTCGAGCGGTTCCTCAACCCCGAGCGCGTGTCCATGCCCGATGTCGACATCGACTTCGACGACCGCCGCCGGGGTGAGGTCATCCAGTACGTCTCGCAGAAGTACGGCGAGGAGCGGGTCAGCCAGATCGTCACCTACGGCACGATCAAGGCCAAGGCCGCGATCAAGGACGCCGCCCGCGTGCTCGACCGCCCGTACTCGGTCGGCGACGAGCTGACCAAGCTCATGCCGCCGGGCGTCATGGGCAAGGACATCCCGCTGTCGGGCATCTTCGACCCCGCGCACCCCCGGTACAAGGAGGCCGCGGAGTTCCGGGCCCGCTACGAGTCCGACCCCGGCGCCGCCGAGGTGGTCGACCAGGCCCGCAAGCTCGAGGGGCTGAAGCGGCAGTGGGGCGTGCACGCCGCCGGCGTCATCATCGGCCGCTACCCGCTGATCGACAGCATCCCGATCATGCGGCGCGAGGCCGACGGGGCGGTCATCACGCAGTTCGACTACCCGACGTGCGAGACGCTCGGCCTGCTCAAGATGGACTTCCTGGGCCTGCGCAACCTCACTGTCATCGACGACGCGCTGCGCAACATCGTGCTGAACGGCAAGGAGCCGATCGACCTCGACGAGCTCAGCAAGGACCTCACCGACAAGGCGACCTACGAGCTGCTGGGCCGGGGCGACACCCTGGGTGTGTTCCAGTTCGACGGCGGCCCGATGCGCTCGCTGCTGCGGCTGATGCGGCCGGACAACTTCGAGGACATCTCCGCCGTCGGCGCGCTCTACCGGCCGGGTCCGATGGGCGCGAACTCGCACACGAACTACGCGCTGCGCAAGAACGGCCAGCAGGAGATCACGCCGATCCACCCGGAGCTGGCCGAGCCGCTCGAGGAGATCCTCGGCCAGACCTACGGCCTGATCGTCTACCAGGAGCAGGTCATGGCGATCGCGCAGAAGGTCGCCGGGTACAGCCTCGGCAAGGCCGACCTGCTGCGCCGCGCGATGGGCAAGAAGAAGAAGTCGGTCCTCGACGCCGAGTTCGTCGGCTTCGAGGCGGGGATGAAGGCCAACGGCTTCTCCGCCGCGGCCATCAAGACGCTCTGGGACATCCTGGTCCCGTTCGCCGACTACGCCTTCAACAAGGCCCACTCCGCCGCCTACGGCCTGGTGTCGTACTGGACGGCGTTCCTCAAGGCGAACTACCCGGCCGAGTACATGGCGGGGCTGCTCACCAGCGTGGGCGACGACAAGGACCGCCGGCCTATCTACCTGGCCGAGTGCCGGCGGATGGGCATCAAGGTGCTCCCGCCGGACGTCAACGAGTCGTCCTGGGACTTCACCGCCGTCGGCACCGACGTCCGCTTCGGCCTCGCCTCGGTGCGCAACGTCGGGACCAACGTCGTCGACTCGATCGTCCGCGCCCGCGAGGAGAAGGGCGCGTTCAAGGACTTCGCCGACTTCATGCGCAAGATCGACACGGTCGCCTGCAACAAGAAGGTCATCGAGTCCCTGGCCAAGGCCGGCGCGTTCGACTCGCTGGGTCACTCGCGGCAGGGCATCGTGGCCGTCCACGCGCAGGCGGTCGACTCGGCCATGGGGCTCAAGCGCAAGGAGGCCGAGGGCCAGTTCGACCTGTTCGGCAGCTTCGGTGACGAGGGGGCGGCCGACGACCCGTTCGCCGGCGCCCTCGACATCACCATCCCCACCGCCGACTGGTCGAAGAGCGAGCGGCTGATGTTCGAGCGCGACATGCTCGGCCTCTACGTCTCCGACCACCCGCTGCACGGGGTGGAGCACGTGCTGACCTCGCACGCCGACACGCCCATCGCCGAGATCAACGCCGGCGGCGTGGAGGACGGCGCGAACGTGACCATCGCGGGCATCCTCACCGCGGTGTCCCCGCGCACCAACAAGCAGGGCGCGCCGTGGGCGATCGCGACGCTGGAGGACCTCGAATCGGGCATCGAGGTGCTGTTCTTCCCGAAGACCTGGGCCGAGGTCTCGGAGAAGGTGGTCCGCGACCAGATCGTGGTGGTCAAGGGGCGGATCAGCCGGCGCGACGACCAGCCGTCGCTGTTCGGGTCGGAGGTCAGCATCCCGGAGCTCACGGAGGGCCCGCGCGGCCCGGTGCTCGTCTCGATGGCGGCGGCGCGCTGCACCCCACCGGTGGTGGAGCGGCTCCGCGAGGTGCTCGGCAGCCACCCGGGCACGACCGAGGTGCAGCTCAAGCTGGTCAACGGCAGCCGGGAGACCGTCCTGCGGCTGGACCAGGGGCTCCGGGTGCGGCCCAGCACCGCGCTCATGGGCGACATCAAGGCGTTGCTGGGCCCGACCAGCGTGGCGATCCTCTGA